One genomic region from Nocardia vinacea encodes:
- a CDS encoding sensor histidine kinase translates to MTETQTLVLDAPIGKTGPDAREVLRAVLRAPIQARTWKQLVYVFTVFAIGMLAVCYLFFGFGGGLYASIFLIGIPILALVMLGARLWAKVYRALARDLLDTPVDAPPPYVSQPGFFGFLKSAFTDRASWRAILFLFAQAVLGVVGGYLVLIVVAVTVFTALSPIPWVLFNPTNIDDNGVEHHSLAQFGSFYIDTWPRVLLMSAVGIICCFALPWLLRAVCWVHGLLTIALLSATTRDRQLVELRASRRAAVEDSAATLRRVERDLHDGTQARLVTIAMALGRAEERISLGGDARDLIADAHANAKEALTELRELVRGIHPPALELGLEPALETLASRCAVPVELRVHLSQRPNPAIEAIAYFSVAELLTNVVKHASASSAWVSVVPSDAHTIAVSVRDNGIGGVLQPMDGEHVAGSGLSGLAARARAVDGTLTVQSPTGGPTVVTILLPTAGPR, encoded by the coding sequence ATGACCGAGACACAAACCCTCGTGCTCGACGCGCCCATCGGCAAGACCGGTCCGGACGCGCGAGAGGTGCTGCGCGCGGTGCTGCGCGCGCCGATCCAGGCCCGGACCTGGAAGCAACTCGTCTATGTATTCACGGTTTTCGCGATCGGCATGCTCGCCGTCTGCTATCTGTTCTTCGGTTTCGGCGGCGGTTTGTATGCCTCGATCTTCCTGATCGGCATCCCGATCCTGGCACTGGTGATGCTGGGCGCGCGGCTCTGGGCGAAGGTGTATCGGGCGCTGGCCAGGGATCTGCTGGATACGCCGGTGGACGCGCCGCCGCCGTATGTTTCGCAGCCGGGCTTTTTCGGATTTCTGAAGAGCGCGTTCACCGATCGCGCGAGTTGGCGGGCCATTCTGTTTCTGTTCGCGCAGGCCGTACTCGGTGTGGTCGGCGGCTATCTCGTGCTGATCGTGGTGGCCGTGACGGTATTCACCGCGCTCTCGCCCATCCCGTGGGTGCTGTTCAACCCCACGAATATCGACGACAACGGCGTCGAGCACCATTCGCTGGCCCAGTTCGGATCCTTCTATATCGACACTTGGCCGAGGGTCTTGCTGATGTCCGCGGTCGGCATCATCTGCTGCTTCGCACTGCCGTGGCTGCTGCGCGCGGTGTGCTGGGTGCACGGACTGCTCACCATCGCCTTGCTGTCGGCGACGACGCGGGACCGGCAATTGGTCGAGTTGCGTGCGAGTCGGCGTGCGGCTGTCGAGGATTCGGCAGCGACGCTGCGTCGGGTGGAGCGCGATCTGCACGATGGCACGCAAGCGCGCTTGGTCACCATCGCCATGGCCTTGGGCCGGGCCGAGGAGCGGATATCCCTCGGCGGTGACGCTCGCGATCTGATCGCCGACGCACACGCCAATGCCAAGGAGGCGCTGACCGAATTGCGTGAACTGGTGCGCGGAATCCATCCGCCCGCACTCGAATTGGGGCTCGAGCCGGCACTGGAGACACTGGCTTCGCGGTGTGCCGTGCCGGTGGAGCTGCGCGTCCATCTGTCGCAGCGGCCGAATCCGGCCATCGAGGCGATCGCCTACTTCTCGGTCGCCGAACTGCTCACCAATGTGGTCAAACATGCGAGTGCCAGCAGTGCGTGGGTGTCGGTCGTGCCGAGCGATGCGCACACCATCGCGGTCTCCGTGCGCGACAACGGAATCGGTGGTGTACTGCAGCCGATGGACGGAGAACACGTTGCGGGCAGCGGACTCTCCGGACTGGCCGCGCGGGCACGTGCGGTGGACGGCACGCTGACCGTGCAGAGTCCGACCGGCGGGCCGACCGTGGTGACCATCCTGCTGCCGACGGCCGGGCCACGATGA
- a CDS encoding TrmH family RNA methyltransferase — MNHPAPDTAEQPGPTEWGEHPHGVGPWAQEHGEAPPEDPHYDPELLAGGDRRNVVDAYRYWKREAIIADIDRRRHPFHVAIENFGHDANIGTVVRTANAFAAAAVHIVGRRRWNRRGAMVTDRYQHIEHHTDIGELLAFAERENLTIVAVDNVPGSVPLETVELPRRCLLLFGQEGPGVTEHAKGAAALTVSIAQFGSTRSINAGVAAGIAMHAWIRQHADLTSAW, encoded by the coding sequence GTGAACCACCCCGCGCCGGATACGGCCGAGCAGCCAGGACCCACCGAATGGGGCGAGCATCCGCACGGTGTCGGACCATGGGCGCAGGAGCACGGGGAAGCCCCGCCGGAGGATCCCCACTACGATCCGGAGCTGCTTGCCGGCGGTGACCGCCGCAATGTCGTCGATGCCTACCGCTACTGGAAGCGCGAGGCGATCATCGCCGATATCGACCGCCGCAGGCATCCGTTCCACGTCGCCATCGAGAACTTCGGCCACGATGCGAATATCGGCACCGTGGTGCGCACCGCCAACGCCTTCGCCGCGGCCGCCGTGCACATCGTCGGCAGGCGGCGCTGGAATCGCCGCGGCGCCATGGTCACCGACCGCTATCAGCACATCGAACATCACACCGATATCGGCGAGCTACTCGCCTTCGCCGAGCGGGAAAACCTGACCATAGTTGCCGTGGACAATGTGCCCGGGTCGGTTCCGCTGGAAACCGTCGAGTTGCCGCGCCGCTGCCTGCTGCTTTTCGGGCAGGAAGGGCCAGGTGTCACCGAACATGCCAAGGGTGCGGCCGCACTGACGGTTTCGATCGCGCAGTTCGGTTCGACCCGCAGTATCAATGCCGGAGTCGCGGCCGGTATCGCAATGCACGCATGGATCCGGCAACATGCCGATTTGACGTCAGCTTGGTAA
- a CDS encoding glycoside hydrolase family 76 protein — MAESAIVSRHLRALWAVPGTELGVVGWPATRRERAFASWHYWWQAHLIDCAVDAANRVPTPTRRKRIAAIARAHRLRNITGWTNNYYDDMAWLAIALERAERTQGITEARGGLIALEKELYGAWDPARGGGVPWRVGADYFNAPANGPAAIALLRLGRHVRAQEMADWIDATLCDKESGLILDGIHLPSGEIERPTFTYCQGVVLGLEAELAVHTGEPRHSERVHRLLTAVEEQMTTNGVINGGGGGDGGLFNGILARYLAVVALMLPGDEREQVADRRTAAAIVRASAAAAWANRLEVEGEPLFGHDWSKPAQLPGGRSGAGHFTAGGSVTSSRVPERDMSVQLSGWLLMEAAYQVSAAGL; from the coding sequence ATGGCCGAATCCGCGATCGTCTCTCGGCACCTACGCGCGCTATGGGCGGTGCCAGGAACCGAATTGGGTGTCGTCGGTTGGCCGGCGACCCGTCGTGAGCGGGCCTTCGCATCCTGGCACTACTGGTGGCAGGCGCATCTGATCGACTGCGCGGTCGATGCCGCCAACCGGGTGCCGACGCCGACGCGACGCAAGCGCATCGCCGCGATCGCGCGGGCGCATCGGCTGCGCAATATCACCGGCTGGACCAATAACTACTACGACGATATGGCCTGGCTGGCAATCGCTTTGGAGCGTGCCGAGCGAACCCAGGGCATCACCGAGGCGCGCGGCGGATTGATCGCGCTCGAGAAGGAGCTGTACGGCGCCTGGGATCCGGCGCGTGGCGGCGGTGTGCCGTGGCGGGTCGGCGCGGACTATTTCAATGCCCCCGCCAACGGACCGGCCGCGATCGCGCTGCTGCGCCTCGGCCGCCACGTCCGCGCGCAGGAAATGGCCGACTGGATCGATGCGACGTTGTGCGACAAGGAATCCGGCCTGATCCTGGACGGCATCCACCTGCCCTCCGGCGAGATCGAGCGCCCGACCTTCACCTACTGCCAGGGCGTGGTGCTCGGCCTGGAAGCCGAACTCGCGGTGCACACCGGCGAGCCGCGCCACAGCGAACGGGTGCACCGGCTGCTCACCGCGGTCGAAGAGCAGATGACCACCAATGGGGTGATCAATGGCGGCGGTGGCGGCGACGGCGGCCTGTTCAACGGAATCCTGGCCCGCTATCTCGCGGTGGTCGCGCTGATGCTGCCGGGCGATGAGCGCGAACAGGTGGCCGATCGCCGGACCGCGGCTGCCATTGTGCGCGCCAGCGCCGCGGCAGCCTGGGCGAACCGGCTCGAGGTCGAGGGCGAGCCGCTGTTCGGGCACGACTGGAGCAAACCCGCCCAGTTACCCGGCGGCCGGTCCGGTGCCGGACATTTCACCGCAGGCGGTTCGGTGACCTCCTCGCGGGTGCCCGAACGCGATATGTCGGTGCAACTGTCGGGCTGGCTGCTGATGGAAGCGGCCTACCAGGTCAGCGCCGCCGGACTGTAG
- a CDS encoding DedA family protein — translation MPLAVGSFDPLTSAGPALVWTVVLTFVFLECALIIGLFLPGDSMLITAGIVMASNAAGEAHVWALSIGAMIAAIAGNQVGYVIGHRTGHHLVARKNGRYINTRNLQRVTELLQRHGFLAVLISRWIPWVRTLCPMVAGAARMDHRKYTVASTVGAIIWAPVLLLIGYYAGSFLDRVPWLMPGVIGTLVVGLIIGTAVGIRHYRQEIAKPAEDFDFETAPTGVLESEC, via the coding sequence TTGCCCCTAGCAGTGGGCAGTTTCGATCCGCTGACCTCGGCGGGCCCCGCGCTCGTCTGGACGGTGGTGCTGACCTTCGTCTTCCTCGAATGCGCGTTGATCATCGGGTTGTTCCTGCCCGGCGACTCGATGCTCATCACCGCGGGCATCGTGATGGCCTCCAACGCCGCGGGCGAGGCCCATGTCTGGGCGTTGTCCATCGGCGCGATGATCGCGGCCATCGCGGGCAACCAGGTCGGCTATGTCATCGGGCATCGCACCGGCCATCATCTGGTGGCCAGGAAGAACGGCCGCTACATCAACACCCGCAACCTGCAGCGGGTCACCGAATTGCTGCAGCGGCACGGTTTCCTCGCCGTACTCATTTCGCGCTGGATCCCGTGGGTGCGCACGCTGTGCCCGATGGTCGCGGGCGCGGCGCGGATGGATCACCGCAAATACACCGTCGCCAGCACGGTCGGCGCCATTATCTGGGCTCCGGTACTGCTGCTCATCGGCTACTACGCGGGCAGTTTCCTGGACCGTGTCCCGTGGCTGATGCCAGGTGTCATCGGCACCCTGGTGGTCGGGCTGATCATCGGAACCGCCGTCGGCATCCGGCACTACCGCCAGGAAATCGCCAAACCCGCCGAGGATTTCGATTTCGAAACCGCGCCCACCGGCGTGCTGGAGTCCGAGTGCTGA
- a CDS encoding DedA family protein, with amino-acid sequence MHLLTETWLKNAVLPAILVIVFIETGLLFPILPGDSLLFTGGLLSATDNPPVSIWVLLPAVMVTAFAGDQCAYWIGRAIGPALFHKEDTRLFKKHYVTQTHAFFEKHGPKTIILARFVPIVRTFMPVLAGVSKMDYRKFVTFDIVGAILWGGGVTVLGYFLGNVAFIRDHIEPIFLLIVLISILPGIIAVAKKVLNRGVDEAAQHDAALTASTNEPTH; translated from the coding sequence ATGCACCTGCTTACGGAGACGTGGCTCAAGAACGCGGTACTCCCGGCGATCCTGGTGATCGTCTTCATCGAGACCGGTCTGCTCTTCCCGATCCTCCCGGGCGATTCGCTGCTGTTCACCGGCGGCCTGCTGTCCGCTACGGACAATCCGCCGGTATCGATCTGGGTGCTGTTGCCCGCCGTCATGGTGACCGCCTTCGCCGGTGATCAATGCGCCTATTGGATCGGCCGGGCGATCGGGCCCGCACTGTTCCACAAGGAAGACACCCGGTTGTTCAAGAAGCATTACGTCACCCAGACGCATGCCTTCTTCGAAAAGCACGGGCCGAAGACGATCATCCTGGCCCGATTCGTGCCGATCGTGCGCACGTTCATGCCGGTGCTGGCGGGTGTGTCCAAGATGGATTACCGCAAGTTCGTCACCTTCGACATCGTCGGCGCCATCCTGTGGGGCGGCGGTGTCACGGTGCTCGGCTACTTCCTCGGCAACGTCGCGTTCATCCGCGACCACATCGAGCCGATCTTCCTGCTCATCGTTCTTATCTCGATCCTGCCCGGCATCATCGCGGTGGCCAAGAAGGTGCTCAACCGCGGTGTGGACGAGGCCGCTCAGCACGACGCCGCGCTGACTGCCTCGACGAACGAGCCGACCCACTGA
- the fbaA gene encoding class II fructose-bisphosphate aldolase — protein MPIATPEVYAEMLGRAKANSFAFPAINCTSSETVNAAIKGFADAGSDGIIQFSTGGAEFGSGQGVKDMVVGAVALAEFAHVIAARYDVTIALHTDHCPKDKLDTFVRPLIAISQERVNAGKNPLFQSHMWDGSAIPIDENLEIAKELLKATNAANIILEVEIGVVGGEEDGVEAEINEKLYTSPEDFQKTIDALGSGENGKYLLAATFGNVHGVYKPGNVVLKPEVLAEGQRVAAAKLGLAADAQPFDFVFHGGSGSLKSEIEDSLRFGVVKMNVDTDTQYAFTRPVAAHMFTNYDGVLKIDGEVGNKKAYDPRGYLKKAESAMAARVVEACNDLKSAGRSISA, from the coding sequence GTGCCCATCGCGACTCCGGAGGTCTACGCCGAGATGCTCGGTCGGGCCAAAGCGAACTCCTTTGCCTTCCCGGCCATCAACTGCACCTCCTCGGAAACCGTCAACGCGGCCATCAAGGGCTTCGCGGACGCGGGCAGCGATGGCATCATCCAGTTCTCCACCGGCGGCGCGGAGTTCGGTTCGGGCCAGGGTGTGAAGGATATGGTCGTCGGCGCGGTCGCGCTGGCCGAATTCGCGCATGTGATCGCCGCGCGCTACGACGTGACCATCGCGCTGCACACCGACCACTGCCCCAAGGACAAGCTGGACACCTTCGTGCGGCCGCTGATCGCCATCTCTCAGGAGCGGGTGAACGCGGGCAAGAACCCGCTGTTCCAGTCGCATATGTGGGACGGTTCGGCAATCCCGATCGACGAGAACCTGGAGATCGCCAAGGAGCTGCTCAAGGCGACCAACGCCGCGAACATCATCCTCGAGGTCGAGATCGGCGTCGTCGGCGGTGAAGAGGACGGTGTCGAGGCCGAGATCAACGAGAAGCTCTACACCTCCCCCGAGGACTTCCAGAAGACCATCGATGCGCTCGGCTCGGGCGAGAACGGCAAGTACCTGCTCGCCGCGACCTTCGGCAATGTGCACGGCGTGTACAAGCCGGGCAATGTGGTGCTCAAGCCCGAGGTGCTGGCCGAGGGGCAGCGCGTCGCGGCGGCCAAGCTGGGTCTGGCGGCGGACGCGCAGCCGTTCGATTTCGTCTTCCATGGCGGTTCGGGCTCGCTGAAGTCGGAGATCGAGGATTCGCTGCGCTTCGGTGTGGTGAAGATGAACGTCGACACCGACACCCAGTACGCGTTCACCCGGCCGGTCGCCGCGCACATGTTCACCAACTACGACGGTGTGCTCAAGATCGACGGCGAGGTCGGCAACAAGAAGGCCTACGATCCGCGCGGCTACCTGAAGAAGGCCGAATCGGCCATGGCGGCACGTGTCGTCGAGGCGTGCAATGATCTGAAGTCCGCGGGTCGCTCGATCAGCGCCTGA
- a CDS encoding BTAD domain-containing putative transcriptional regulator, whose protein sequence is MVLDVRVLGPVRLLVGGEPVAVGGPKPRALLAALTVNRRRAVASAALADMVWNEDPPDSYAASLQVFVSNIRKALRNSGVDPALVLRTESSGYRLEIPEDGCDLGRFEAARDAGARAAEVGDHVGASQLFGNALREWSGRALADLAGLQFADGFATAMDEERLQAASARIDAEIACGRASSVIGELVSMTNEHPLREPLWGQLITALYLSGRQADALDACRRVRTVLADELGIDPGPVLVDLEQRVLRQEPLSTMELKRTERLAAAMTETVTEMPRAVRSGQLRMPDGRVMAIAQGGMRIGRMTDNDLVLDDPKASRYHAHIMPSRAGLLIKDLHSANGVYVNDEAIESGALLADGDNIRIGATVLVFQAVQ, encoded by the coding sequence ATGGTTCTGGATGTGCGCGTGCTCGGGCCCGTTCGACTGCTCGTCGGTGGTGAACCGGTGGCGGTCGGCGGGCCCAAGCCGCGAGCCTTGCTCGCCGCGCTGACCGTCAATCGACGGCGCGCGGTGGCTTCGGCTGCGCTGGCCGATATGGTCTGGAACGAGGATCCGCCCGATTCCTACGCCGCCAGCCTGCAGGTATTCGTCTCGAATATCCGTAAGGCCCTGCGTAATTCGGGTGTGGATCCGGCGCTGGTGTTGCGCACCGAATCATCCGGTTATCGACTCGAGATCCCGGAGGATGGCTGCGATCTCGGCCGCTTCGAGGCGGCCAGGGATGCGGGCGCGCGGGCCGCCGAGGTCGGTGACCATGTGGGCGCGTCGCAACTGTTCGGAAATGCGTTGCGCGAGTGGAGCGGTCGGGCACTGGCCGATTTGGCCGGCTTGCAGTTCGCCGACGGTTTCGCCACCGCGATGGACGAGGAGCGGCTGCAGGCCGCCTCGGCTCGTATCGATGCCGAAATCGCCTGTGGCCGTGCGTCGTCGGTGATCGGCGAGTTGGTCTCGATGACCAATGAACATCCGCTGCGCGAACCGCTGTGGGGTCAGCTGATCACCGCGCTGTACCTATCCGGCCGACAGGCCGATGCGCTGGACGCGTGCCGTCGGGTGCGCACGGTGCTCGCGGACGAACTCGGTATCGATCCGGGCCCGGTCCTGGTCGATCTCGAACAGCGGGTGCTGCGGCAGGAACCGCTGAGCACGATGGAGCTCAAGCGCACCGAGCGGCTGGCCGCGGCGATGACCGAGACGGTCACCGAGATGCCGCGTGCGGTCCGCAGCGGTCAGCTGCGCATGCCGGACGGCCGGGTCATGGCGATCGCGCAGGGCGGCATGCGAATCGGCCGAATGACCGATAACGATCTTGTCCTCGACGATCCGAAGGCCAGTCGCTACCACGCGCATATCATGCCGAGCCGGGCCGGACTGCTGATCAAGGATCTGCATTCGGCCAACGGCGTGTACGTCAACGACGAGGCGATCGAGAGCGGCGCGCTGCTCGCCGACGGCGACAATATCCGCATCGGCGCAACGGTTCTGGTGTTCCAGGCCGTCCAGTAG
- a CDS encoding excalibur calcium-binding domain-containing protein: MKAALIYRRAVPAFGAACLVIGGIAIASPIAAADSVQFVAGPDSSLPVPSYRPGPKGSNVPPPEKSNEEESPRYYTDCDQVRAEGKLPLYRGQPGYNPYLDPDGDGIACD, from the coding sequence GTGAAAGCTGCACTGATCTATCGCCGCGCTGTACCCGCGTTCGGCGCCGCCTGTCTGGTGATCGGCGGTATAGCGATCGCGTCGCCGATCGCCGCCGCCGATTCCGTCCAATTCGTTGCCGGGCCCGATAGTTCGCTTCCGGTGCCGTCCTATCGGCCGGGGCCGAAAGGGTCTAATGTGCCGCCGCCGGAGAAGTCGAATGAGGAGGAGTCGCCGAGGTATTACACCGATTGCGATCAGGTTCGGGCCGAGGGCAAGCTGCCGCTCTATCGCGGTCAGCCCGGATATAACCCGTATCTCGATCCGGATGGGGACGGCATCGCCTGCGACTGA
- a CDS encoding excalibur calcium-binding domain-containing protein has product MDTRHAASKLSAMLCTSARPYPFCPLRPVRLTERFTHAPHGYPELTGNSYSIFGTAARPPCYRPRHDNSSRGEWPSTGGAKGLRWFSFAAPTATADPLTDLLCNSGSAQFCPPTQPQQNLPNNPPPQAQPPQALPPQTQPAPYYKNCDEVRRAGKAPLHRGDPGYAAHLDRDNDGIACE; this is encoded by the coding sequence ATGGACACCCGTCACGCCGCATCAAAGCTCTCCGCGATGCTGTGCACCAGCGCCCGACCCTACCCGTTTTGTCCTCTTCGCCCGGTCCGACTTACCGAGCGATTCACCCATGCGCCGCACGGATATCCAGAATTAACAGGAAACTCCTACTCCATTTTCGGGACCGCAGCCCGACCGCCCTGCTACCGTCCACGACACGACAACTCGAGTCGGGGTGAGTGGCCGTCCACCGGGGGAGCAAAGGGCCTCCGGTGGTTCTCATTCGCGGCACCGACGGCCACCGCCGACCCGCTCACCGACCTGCTGTGCAACTCGGGTTCCGCCCAGTTCTGCCCGCCCACCCAACCGCAACAGAACTTGCCGAACAACCCGCCGCCCCAGGCACAACCGCCCCAGGCACTACCACCGCAGACCCAACCGGCGCCCTACTACAAGAACTGCGACGAGGTCCGCCGGGCCGGAAAGGCGCCGCTGCACCGCGGTGACCCTGGATACGCCGCCCACCTGGACCGCGACAACGACGGAATCGCCTGCGAATAA
- a CDS encoding DUF4185 domain-containing protein has translation MTRRWVAVFGAVVCAAGTLTCAAGAGATPEEAGPVAGPCVTDPPATHEGLVPKTLDVPIPYPVITVLPPDRPEPAPVRTQMQLPSDPCTNPCPDLTDLPALPPSPASQLGIPEILLSPKPFHFAIPGPGPDPGQVPPPPPRVDPSIEPAPLTAARPTPRVGAVTEVAKQTGASSVNRTDKRWQVDGTDLGIMWESAPGEIATAFGDTIGRGFHPPGGMGLDWRSNVLAFSTDRDLTDGMTYDRMVTDDRCHAAEVLSSRKLDNVEVTTIPTSGFALGERQYLSYMSIRTWNSIPGTFFTNYGGIAYSDDHGQTWTKDPYARWDNIFGLANFQVSAMVPQGDYVYMFGTPNTRLGSVGLARVPKDQLLNTTAYQYWRDGNWTPVGGFGSASPIVDAPVGELSVRFDASRNVWQMSYLDTAKAALVVREANSPQGVWSDGAPTVTVREYPELYGGFIHPWSSGSDLYFNISTWSDYNVYLVHTTIE, from the coding sequence ATGACTCGGCGGTGGGTGGCGGTGTTCGGTGCGGTCGTATGTGCGGCCGGGACGTTGACGTGCGCGGCAGGAGCCGGTGCCACGCCGGAGGAGGCCGGGCCGGTGGCCGGGCCGTGTGTGACGGATCCGCCCGCGACACATGAGGGGCTGGTGCCAAAGACGCTCGACGTGCCGATTCCGTATCCGGTGATCACCGTGCTGCCGCCGGATCGGCCCGAACCCGCGCCGGTTCGGACGCAGATGCAGTTGCCGTCGGATCCCTGCACGAATCCGTGCCCTGATCTGACCGACTTACCGGCACTGCCACCGAGTCCGGCGAGCCAACTCGGTATTCCGGAAATTCTTTTGAGCCCCAAGCCTTTCCACTTCGCGATTCCGGGACCGGGACCGGATCCCGGTCAGGTGCCGCCGCCTCCGCCGCGGGTGGATCCGTCGATCGAACCCGCTCCTTTGACTGCGGCTCGGCCGACGCCACGGGTCGGCGCGGTCACCGAGGTGGCCAAGCAGACCGGCGCGAGTTCGGTCAATCGGACCGATAAGCGCTGGCAGGTCGATGGCACCGATCTCGGCATCATGTGGGAGAGCGCGCCGGGGGAGATCGCGACCGCCTTCGGTGACACCATCGGACGCGGCTTCCACCCGCCGGGCGGAATGGGTTTGGATTGGCGCAGCAATGTGCTCGCATTCAGCACCGATCGCGATCTCACCGACGGCATGACCTACGACCGGATGGTGACCGACGACCGCTGCCACGCGGCCGAGGTGCTCTCCAGCCGCAAACTCGACAATGTCGAGGTCACCACGATTCCGACCTCCGGATTCGCACTCGGTGAGCGGCAGTACCTGAGCTACATGTCGATTCGCACCTGGAACAGCATTCCGGGCACATTCTTCACCAATTACGGCGGCATCGCCTATTCCGATGATCACGGTCAGACCTGGACCAAGGATCCCTATGCGCGTTGGGACAACATCTTCGGTCTCGCGAATTTCCAAGTGAGCGCGATGGTTCCGCAGGGCGACTACGTGTACATGTTCGGCACGCCCAATACCCGCCTCGGCTCGGTCGGCCTTGCGCGAGTGCCGAAGGATCAGCTCCTCAACACCACCGCCTACCAGTATTGGCGAGACGGAAACTGGACTCCGGTAGGTGGATTCGGCTCCGCGAGCCCGATCGTCGACGCGCCCGTCGGTGAGTTGTCGGTGCGCTTCGACGCCTCCCGAAACGTATGGCAGATGAGCTATTTGGATACGGCGAAAGCGGCACTGGTGGTCCGCGAAGCGAATTCACCACAAGGAGTGTGGTCCGATGGCGCACCGACGGTGACGGTGCGCGAATATCCGGAGCTCTACGGTGGATTCATCCACCCCTGGTCGTCGGGTTCGGACCTGTACTTCAATATTTCGACCTGGAGCGACTACAACGTCTATCTCGTGCACACGACCATCGAATGA
- a CDS encoding fused (3R)-hydroxyacyl-ACP dehydratase subunits HadA/HadB, with protein sequence MVREQTIEKPEVEVVEQTATLAGSRFRVREHYSVGREKVREFARATQSRHGAHYSEPDARELGYDGIVAPPTFASVIGINATRALLDSVLTEYDLSQILQTDQVFELTRPILAGDRLSTEIVIDSIRQFGDNDFILVTFSLTNQHGEIVQSGSTTIVARRGVEVDPNIAAAVENIMMHARPVTVGDITATNSGPLVALPADAPAPGQPAVRSASVRSLPDFDRLAVGDQLPAETAQVTRGDLANYAGVSGDPNPIHFSERAAQLAGLPTVVAHGMLTMSLAGDYLTSWLGDPTAIEKFSVRFAGFVPVTAEAPSAVEFSGKIKSLDPHRRTATVVLAGSSEGRKLFGRAIAEVRFA encoded by the coding sequence ATGGTCAGGGAGCAGACAATCGAAAAGCCGGAAGTCGAAGTGGTCGAGCAGACAGCCACGCTGGCGGGAAGCCGGTTCCGGGTGCGCGAACACTATTCGGTCGGCCGGGAGAAGGTCCGTGAGTTCGCCCGCGCGACGCAGAGTCGGCACGGTGCGCATTATTCCGAACCCGATGCGCGCGAACTCGGCTACGACGGCATCGTCGCGCCGCCGACCTTCGCCTCGGTCATCGGCATCAATGCGACCAGGGCCCTGCTGGATTCCGTACTCACCGAATACGACCTGTCCCAGATCCTGCAGACCGACCAGGTCTTCGAGCTCACCCGCCCGATCCTGGCGGGCGACCGGCTCAGCACCGAGATCGTGATCGACTCGATTCGCCAGTTCGGCGACAACGACTTCATCCTGGTGACGTTCTCGCTGACCAACCAGCACGGCGAGATCGTGCAATCGGGTTCGACCACCATCGTGGCGCGCCGCGGTGTCGAGGTGGATCCGAATATCGCGGCCGCCGTCGAGAACATCATGATGCACGCGCGCCCGGTCACCGTCGGTGATATCACGGCGACTAACAGCGGCCCGCTGGTCGCCTTGCCCGCGGATGCCCCGGCCCCCGGACAGCCTGCGGTGCGGAGCGCATCCGTGCGCTCGCTCCCGGACTTCGACCGGCTAGCCGTCGGCGATCAGCTCCCGGCCGAGACCGCGCAGGTGACGCGCGGTGATCTGGCCAACTATGCGGGAGTTTCCGGCGATCCCAACCCGATTCATTTCAGCGAGCGCGCGGCCCAGTTGGCCGGACTGCCGACCGTGGTGGCGCACGGCATGCTGACCATGAGCCTGGCCGGTGATTATCTGACCTCCTGGCTCGGTGATCCGACGGCAATCGAAAAGTTCAGCGTGCGGTTCGCCGGATTCGTTCCGGTGACCGCCGAGGCGCCGAGCGCCGTCGAATTCAGCGGGAAGATCAAATCGCTCGATCCGCACCGACGGACCGCGACCGTTGTGCTCGCGGGAAGCTCGGAGGGACGCAAACTCTTCGGCCGGGCCATCGCCGAGGTTCGCTTCGCCTAG
- a CDS encoding DUF3151 domain-containing protein: MTSFGDLLGPQPVLLPEDSDAEEALLNNADPVQVAAAHPSASIAWAHLAEAALQRGGAEGDTQVVNHDIVAAYAFARTGYHRGLDLLRRNGWKGFGPVPWSHEPNRGFLRSVAALARAARAVGETEEYARCLDLLEDCDPRAAGELGLD, encoded by the coding sequence ATGACCTCGTTCGGTGACTTGCTCGGACCGCAACCGGTACTCCTGCCCGAAGACTCCGATGCGGAGGAGGCGCTGTTGAACAATGCCGATCCGGTGCAGGTCGCGGCCGCGCATCCGTCGGCTTCGATCGCCTGGGCCCATCTCGCGGAGGCCGCGTTGCAGCGTGGCGGGGCCGAGGGCGATACCCAGGTGGTCAATCACGACATCGTCGCCGCGTACGCGTTCGCTCGCACCGGCTACCACCGCGGCCTGGACTTACTACGGCGCAATGGCTGGAAGGGTTTCGGGCCGGTGCCGTGGAGCCACGAACCCAATCGCGGTTTCCTCCGCAGTGTCGCCGCGCTGGCCAGGGCGGCCAGGGCGGTCGGCGAGACCGAGGAGTACGCACGCTGCCTCGACCTGCTGGAAGACTGCGACCCGCGCGCCGCGGGTGAGCTCGGCCTCGACTAA